The following are from one region of the Nostoc cf. commune SO-36 genome:
- a CDS encoding Npun_R2821/Npun_R2822 family protein has translation MNGICTLGNDYVFDQLVALLNSIDVILGSETPVCIYPFDDQTQRITDEIAKRPNVFLYDDLESINRWDQFMLAAAPERLNRSKFRLYGAHRRFCAFDGPFDKFIYLDADTLVMNSLATVFEKLDSYDFVVYDFQFKDVSKIYNVNSPKLLEVFQQERIDSEIFCSGFYGAKRGIFNLEQRDLLISYLKNGEAELLYEGAGEQPLINYMVMRSNLSIYNFARQLPDNKKTGCSATSKHFEERENLLYDKGNRLTYIHYIGIPPNINQAVCAGENIEFPYRDLFLYYRYLHEPEKRPVFQNPPKRYGDAPVPNLLTRALRKLKLINQG, from the coding sequence ATGAATGGTATTTGTACTCTTGGCAATGATTATGTTTTCGATCAGCTTGTGGCTTTGCTCAACAGTATTGATGTTATCTTGGGTTCAGAAACTCCTGTTTGTATCTATCCTTTCGATGATCAAACACAGCGAATTACTGACGAAATAGCTAAACGCCCTAATGTATTTCTTTACGATGATCTAGAATCAATCAACCGCTGGGATCAGTTTATGCTGGCAGCAGCACCAGAACGATTGAATCGTAGTAAATTCCGTCTTTATGGCGCTCATCGTCGTTTTTGCGCTTTTGACGGCCCGTTCGATAAGTTTATCTATTTAGATGCAGACACTTTAGTGATGAACTCATTAGCAACAGTGTTTGAAAAGCTAGATAGTTATGATTTTGTTGTCTATGATTTCCAATTTAAAGACGTTAGTAAAATATACAATGTTAATTCTCCGAAATTGCTAGAAGTTTTTCAGCAAGAACGGATTGATTCCGAAATATTTTGTTCAGGCTTCTATGGTGCAAAACGGGGCATATTCAACTTAGAGCAAAGAGATTTACTCATATCCTATTTAAAAAATGGTGAAGCTGAACTTTTATATGAAGGTGCTGGCGAACAACCACTGATAAACTATATGGTAATGAGGTCTAATCTTTCTATTTATAACTTTGCTCGGCAATTACCAGATAATAAAAAAACAGGTTGTTCTGCCACCTCTAAACACTTCGAGGAACGAGAAAATCTTCTTTATGACAAAGGTAATAGGCTAACTTATATTCATTACATTGGTATTCCTCCTAATATCAATCAAGCAGTCTGTGCTGGAGAGAATATTGAGTTCCCCTATCGAGATTTGTTTCTCTATTATCGATATTTACACGAACCAGAAAAGCGTCCAGTCTTTCAAAACCCTCCTAAGCGTTACGGCGATGCCCCAGTACCAAATTTACTTACAAGAGCGTTGCGAAAACTTAAACTAATTAACCAAGGATAA
- a CDS encoding M1 family metallopeptidase encodes MSKSYFDTDNNGHKPFELPGARPHYNPDRPGQVEHIFLDLSLDIAKQSYQGSCSIRLLPIRNGIDRLTLDAVNLNIESVRVDDVPQNFDYDGEQLSIQLSETTQIGKRLLIAIAYSVAKPQRGIYFIQPDKHYPNKPTQVWTQGEDEDSRFWFPCFDYPGQLSTSEIRVRVPNPFVAISNGELIDTTEDGDDKIYHWLQQQVHPTYLMTLAVGDFAEIRDEWKGKAVTYYVEKGREEDAQRSMGKTPRMIEFLSQKYGYPYPFPKYAQVCVDDFIFGGMENTSTTLLTDRCLLDERAALDNRNTESLVVHELAHQWFGDLVVIKHWSHAWIKEGMASYSEVMWTEQEYSLQEAAYYRLLEARRYLSEDSSRYRRPMVTHVYREAIELYDRHIYEKGSCVYHMIRAQLGDELFWQAIQTFVQDNAHKTVETVDLLRAIEKATGRNLLFLFDQYVYRGGHPDFKVAYSWDGDANLAKITVTQTQADEAKNGSKDLFDLKIPIGFGYTQQEEVRSEELGVKKNSQLITPNSQLKTFTVRVNEREQSFYFPLENKPQFISFDVGNNYLKTVALEYPIAELKAQLQFDPDPISRSYAAAALAKKGGLEAIIALSASLKNDPLWGVRVEVAKQLAKINLDQAFDGLVAGLKDKNAYVRRSVVEALTQFKTAESYKVVRGLVQKGDASYYVEAAAARVIGAIASSNLEEKPKEDKVLKLLKGVLEEKAGWNEVVRSGAVAGLAEFKTSEAALNLLIEYTKLGVPQPLRLATIRALGKISVGQSPANLERILEKLAELAKETFFLTQVAVAAALGQMETPKAVGILRSLAEQTADGRVRRNAEEEISKVQKNIGSEKTLRQLREDFDQLKQQNQELRSRLENLEAKSK; translated from the coding sequence ATGTCGAAGTCTTATTTTGATACAGATAATAACGGGCACAAACCTTTTGAGTTACCGGGAGCAAGACCACACTACAACCCTGATCGCCCCGGACAGGTAGAACATATTTTTCTCGATCTCAGTTTGGATATTGCCAAGCAAAGCTATCAGGGCAGTTGTAGCATTCGCCTTTTACCAATCCGTAATGGCATTGATCGTTTAACTTTGGATGCTGTCAACCTGAATATCGAGTCTGTGCGGGTGGACGATGTGCCACAAAATTTTGACTACGACGGGGAACAGCTTTCCATTCAACTGTCTGAGACGACCCAGATTGGTAAACGCTTGCTGATTGCGATCGCCTACTCGGTGGCAAAACCGCAACGCGGTATTTATTTTATTCAACCAGACAAGCATTACCCGAACAAGCCTACTCAAGTTTGGACTCAGGGAGAAGACGAAGACTCTCGCTTTTGGTTCCCCTGTTTTGACTATCCCGGACAACTGTCTACTTCAGAAATTCGCGTCCGCGTTCCCAACCCTTTCGTGGCAATTTCCAACGGCGAATTGATTGACACCACAGAAGATGGTGATGACAAAATCTACCACTGGTTACAGCAACAAGTTCATCCTACCTACTTGATGACTTTAGCAGTAGGCGATTTTGCTGAAATTCGGGATGAGTGGAAGGGAAAAGCAGTCACCTACTATGTAGAAAAGGGACGGGAGGAAGATGCTCAACGCAGTATGGGCAAAACTCCCCGGATGATCGAATTTTTGAGCCAAAAGTATGGTTATCCATACCCTTTTCCGAAATACGCCCAAGTTTGCGTTGATGACTTCATCTTTGGCGGCATGGAAAACACTTCCACAACACTGTTAACAGACAGATGTTTGCTGGATGAACGCGCCGCCTTAGATAACCGCAACACCGAAAGCTTAGTCGTCCACGAACTAGCGCACCAGTGGTTTGGTGATTTGGTGGTGATTAAGCATTGGTCTCATGCTTGGATTAAAGAAGGGATGGCTTCTTACTCGGAGGTGATGTGGACAGAACAAGAATATAGTCTCCAAGAAGCAGCTTACTATCGTTTATTGGAAGCTCGTCGTTACTTAAGTGAAGATAGCAGCCGTTATCGCCGTCCAATGGTAACGCACGTTTACCGAGAAGCTATTGAACTTTACGATCGCCACATCTACGAAAAAGGATCTTGTGTCTATCACATGATTCGGGCGCAATTGGGAGATGAGTTGTTTTGGCAGGCAATTCAAACATTTGTCCAGGATAATGCCCACAAAACCGTAGAAACAGTAGACTTACTCAGGGCGATTGAAAAGGCAACCGGACGTAATCTTTTGTTCCTGTTTGACCAATACGTTTATCGTGGTGGTCATCCCGATTTTAAAGTAGCTTACTCTTGGGATGGAGATGCTAATTTAGCAAAAATTACAGTCACTCAAACCCAAGCTGATGAAGCTAAAAATGGCAGCAAGGATTTGTTTGATTTAAAAATACCTATTGGTTTTGGCTATACCCAACAGGAAGAAGTGAGGAGTGAGGAATTAGGAGTTAAAAAGAATTCCCAACTCATAACTCCTAACTCACAACTCAAAACTTTCACCGTCCGGGTGAATGAACGCGAACAAAGCTTCTACTTTCCCCTAGAAAATAAGCCCCAATTTATTAGCTTTGATGTTGGAAATAATTACTTAAAAACAGTAGCTTTAGAATATCCAATCGCGGAGTTAAAAGCACAGTTACAATTCGATCCTGACCCGATTTCGCGTAGTTATGCAGCAGCAGCTTTGGCGAAAAAAGGTGGCTTAGAAGCTATTATTGCACTGTCTGCATCGCTAAAAAATGACCCATTGTGGGGTGTGCGTGTGGAAGTGGCAAAACAACTAGCCAAAATTAATTTAGATCAAGCTTTTGATGGCTTAGTTGCTGGCTTAAAAGATAAAAATGCTTATGTGCGACGATCTGTAGTGGAAGCACTTACTCAATTCAAAACTGCTGAAAGCTATAAAGTTGTGAGAGGGTTAGTGCAAAAAGGCGATGCCAGTTATTACGTGGAAGCAGCAGCTGCTCGTGTTATCGGGGCGATCGCTTCATCAAACTTGGAAGAAAAACCCAAGGAAGACAAGGTATTAAAGCTGCTGAAAGGCGTTTTAGAAGAAAAGGCGGGTTGGAATGAAGTCGTGCGGAGTGGTGCAGTTGCCGGTTTAGCTGAATTCAAAACTTCGGAAGCAGCTTTAAATCTACTAATCGAATACACCAAACTCGGTGTACCACAACCCCTGCGTTTAGCCACAATTCGTGCTTTAGGAAAGATTTCTGTAGGTCAAAGTCCGGCTAATTTGGAACGGATTTTAGAAAAACTAGCAGAACTAGCCAAAGAAACCTTCTTTTTAACGCAAGTGGCGGTAGCAGCAGCATTAGGACAAATGGAAACACCTAAAGCAGTCGGAATTTTGCGATCGCTAGCTGAACAAACAGCCGATGGGCGTGTCCGTCGCAATGCTGAAGAAGAAATTTCCAAGGTGCAAAAAAACATTGGTTCAGAAAAAACCCTGCGTCAACTGCGTGAAGATTTCGACCAACTCAAACAACAAAATCAGGAGTTGAGAAGCCGTTTAGAAAACTTGGAGGCTAAATCTAAATAG
- a CDS encoding Npun_R2821/Npun_R2822 family protein, translating to MSRGIYIVANDRVIDNAIALLNSIRYYDSEVTVYLIPFNENYHKVAEQLTTLHNVQIFPNLELIDTFTKRIGEIFDRDFLALPNKMRKLVAWFGLLDEFIYIDTDIVVFEKIVDNLDKLSEVDFFCCDYHHANEKLRNIFSPFVKEQQIFSDVQLQDVFNSGFWASRKGVITEEQMDEALRECAAHREYFDFSEGVTDQPILNYLVLKLISKRGNLVKIPGGGPGSWAGSRNFQQQDYALYDRGQRLKYLHWAGTRMKAGSPYWQLWEHYRYLHEGKFAFIPKLTRRLFPFVAART from the coding sequence ATGAGTAGGGGAATTTATATTGTTGCCAATGACCGAGTTATTGATAATGCGATCGCTTTACTCAATAGTATTCGTTACTATGACTCCGAAGTTACCGTTTATCTCATACCTTTTAATGAAAATTATCACAAAGTTGCAGAACAACTTACTACCTTACACAACGTCCAAATCTTCCCAAATTTAGAACTTATTGATACATTTACCAAACGCATTGGAGAAATTTTCGATCGAGATTTCCTCGCTTTACCAAACAAAATGCGTAAACTGGTGGCGTGGTTTGGGCTTTTAGATGAATTTATTTATATTGATACGGATATTGTCGTTTTTGAAAAAATTGTCGACAATTTAGACAAACTTTCAGAAGTAGATTTCTTCTGTTGTGATTACCATCATGCCAATGAAAAGCTGCGAAATATTTTTTCCCCATTTGTAAAAGAGCAGCAAATTTTCTCTGATGTCCAACTCCAAGATGTTTTTAACAGTGGCTTTTGGGCTTCGAGAAAAGGAGTTATTACTGAAGAACAAATGGATGAAGCTTTGCGCGAGTGTGCAGCGCATCGTGAATATTTTGATTTTTCTGAAGGAGTTACAGACCAACCAATTTTAAATTATCTCGTGCTGAAACTAATTTCAAAACGTGGAAATCTCGTCAAAATTCCTGGGGGAGGGCCTGGTAGCTGGGCAGGTTCACGGAATTTCCAACAACAAGACTATGCCCTCTATGACCGAGGACAACGACTAAAATATCTCCACTGGGCTGGTACGCGGATGAAAGCTGGTAGTCCCTATTGGCAATTGTGGGAACATTATCGCTATCTCCATGAAGGTAAATTCGCTTTCATCCCCAAACTAACTCGCCGTTTATTTCCCTTTGTTGCTGCCCGTACTTAA
- a CDS encoding Npun_R2821/Npun_R2822 family protein, with protein MIDGIYILANDVVYDQLIALLNSIEANAGRKIPICILPYNERLDKVKAEISSRDNVTLFEDSDSIAYWDNFAIQIWKNYPRAQKSWRGWGFPELYELPMHRKFCAVDGPFDRFIYFDADTLLMGPVDYVYEKLDNYDWVVNDFQYKSDLKFIFDGSSEQMQQVFNSDSLQSKVFCAGWFATKKNIFSPAIRADLIGKLTAGEADVMAFLAPDQSLFNYMVLRSGISYYNFAFHDCEQATGNHWSSQFDVVDNILYDQGSRLTYLHYMSISSSAFVRLCGGEDVDIPYRDVFLYYRYLKSPEKRPQSFTRPSQLTLLQKSTSSFIQQRVSNIKLKYRNFKDRITQ; from the coding sequence ATGATTGATGGTATTTACATCCTAGCTAATGATGTTGTCTATGACCAATTAATTGCGTTGCTCAACAGTATAGAAGCTAATGCTGGCAGGAAAATTCCTATTTGTATACTTCCATATAATGAGCGGTTAGACAAGGTGAAAGCAGAGATTTCATCTAGAGATAATGTCACTTTATTTGAAGATTCTGATTCCATAGCTTATTGGGATAACTTTGCTATTCAGATATGGAAAAATTACCCTAGAGCCCAAAAAAGTTGGCGAGGGTGGGGCTTTCCAGAACTTTATGAGTTACCAATGCACCGCAAATTTTGTGCTGTGGATGGCCCCTTTGATAGATTTATTTATTTTGATGCAGATACCTTGTTAATGGGGCCTGTAGATTATGTATATGAAAAATTAGATAACTATGATTGGGTCGTCAATGATTTTCAATATAAGTCTGACTTAAAATTTATTTTTGATGGGTCGTCAGAACAGATGCAGCAAGTTTTTAACTCAGATAGCTTGCAATCTAAAGTGTTTTGTGCTGGTTGGTTTGCCACTAAGAAAAATATTTTTTCTCCAGCGATCAGAGCCGACTTAATTGGCAAATTAACAGCAGGTGAAGCTGATGTAATGGCTTTTTTAGCGCCCGATCAATCCTTATTTAACTACATGGTCTTAAGAAGTGGAATTTCCTACTATAATTTTGCTTTCCATGACTGCGAACAAGCAACTGGTAATCACTGGAGTTCTCAATTTGATGTGGTAGATAATATCCTCTATGATCAAGGGTCGAGATTGACGTATTTACATTATATGAGTATATCTTCTTCAGCTTTCGTGCGGCTTTGTGGAGGCGAAGATGTTGATATTCCTTACCGCGATGTTTTCTTATATTATCGCTATTTAAAATCACCTGAAAAACGTCCTCAAAGCTTTACACGCCCAAGCCAGCTAACGCTTTTGCAAAAGTCTACTAGTAGTTTTATTCAGCAAAGAGTTAGCAATATTAAGCTAAAGTATCGCAATTTCAAGGATAGAATTACTCAATAA
- a CDS encoding ABC1 kinase family protein, with the protein MGQYQPAQLKLYSPDAIARYYSYRPWLAWGRLLRIISSFAGFIFSLKWDEWQYQVEQNKGKRAIQLRELLTRLGPTFIKVGQALSTRPDLIRKDFLEELIKLQDQLPPFDNAIAYQIIETELGRPIHESFSELSPSPVAAASLGQVYRGRLISGEEVAVKVQRPNLRPTLTRDLYLLRWGASWVAPWLPLNLGHDLSLIVDEFGTKLFEEIDYINEGRNAEKFATNFRNDPQVKVPGIYWRYTNTHVLTLEWINGFKLTDTKSIREAGLDPEAIIQIGVTSGLQQLLEHGFFHADPHPGNLFAVPDGRMAYIDFGMMDQLEENTKETLVDALVHLVNKDYTDLAEDFVKLGFLTPDTDICPIVPALEAVLGNAIGKNVKDFNFKTITDEFSELMYEYPFRVPAKFALIIRSLVTQEGIALSLNPNFRIVEVGYPYIARRLLTGESPELRRRLLNVLFKDGKFQWQRLENLIAIARTDSNFDVLPTAQMGFQYLMSEEGKFLRRQLVLALTEDDRLHTEDVQRLWNLVKDDLKPDRLLNVAIGILTELSREGAAAILPKETLLRSFTDNQSTNKK; encoded by the coding sequence GTGGGTCAGTATCAACCTGCTCAACTAAAACTGTATAGTCCAGATGCGATCGCTCGCTACTATAGTTACCGTCCCTGGCTAGCTTGGGGCAGACTACTGAGAATTATCTCCTCTTTTGCAGGATTTATATTCAGTCTAAAGTGGGATGAATGGCAATATCAAGTTGAGCAGAACAAAGGTAAACGAGCTATCCAGTTGCGAGAACTGCTCACCCGCCTCGGCCCGACATTTATTAAAGTTGGTCAAGCCCTCTCCACTAGACCTGACCTGATACGCAAAGATTTTTTAGAAGAACTGATCAAGTTACAAGACCAGTTACCACCATTCGATAATGCGATCGCATACCAGATTATCGAAACTGAGCTAGGTCGTCCAATTCACGAAAGCTTTAGTGAACTGTCACCTAGTCCAGTCGCGGCTGCAAGCTTGGGTCAAGTATACCGTGGTCGTCTAATCAGTGGCGAAGAAGTTGCAGTTAAGGTACAACGCCCCAACTTACGCCCAACTCTTACCCGCGACCTCTACTTATTGCGCTGGGGCGCAAGTTGGGTAGCTCCGTGGTTGCCTCTTAATCTTGGTCACGACTTAAGTTTAATCGTGGACGAGTTTGGCACGAAGCTATTTGAAGAAATTGACTATATAAATGAAGGCCGCAACGCCGAAAAATTTGCTACCAACTTCCGCAACGATCCACAAGTTAAAGTTCCAGGAATTTACTGGCGTTATACCAATACCCACGTTTTAACCCTGGAATGGATTAACGGCTTCAAGCTAACGGATACTAAAAGCATCCGCGAAGCAGGTTTAGATCCAGAAGCAATCATCCAAATTGGTGTGACATCAGGATTGCAACAGCTTTTAGAACATGGTTTCTTTCATGCTGACCCTCATCCCGGCAATCTTTTTGCTGTGCCCGATGGTCGTATGGCTTATATTGATTTTGGCATGATGGATCAGTTGGAAGAAAACACCAAAGAAACACTGGTAGATGCGCTAGTGCATTTGGTGAATAAAGACTACACCGACTTAGCCGAAGACTTTGTAAAATTAGGATTTCTGACTCCAGATACGGATATTTGTCCGATAGTGCCAGCATTAGAAGCGGTGTTAGGGAATGCTATTGGCAAAAATGTCAAGGATTTTAACTTCAAAACTATAACCGATGAGTTTTCGGAACTGATGTATGAATATCCTTTTCGAGTCCCGGCAAAGTTTGCTTTGATTATTCGTTCCTTGGTGACTCAAGAAGGTATTGCTCTTAGCCTCAACCCTAATTTCAGAATTGTTGAAGTGGGTTATCCCTATATAGCACGGCGGTTGCTGACAGGGGAATCGCCAGAATTACGGCGACGATTATTGAATGTGTTGTTCAAAGATGGTAAATTTCAGTGGCAGCGATTAGAAAATTTGATTGCGATCGCTCGTACTGATAGCAACTTTGATGTATTGCCTACAGCGCAGATGGGGTTCCAATATTTAATGTCGGAGGAAGGTAAATTTCTGCGACGACAGCTGGTGCTTGCTCTCACCGAAGATGACCGCCTCCATACCGAAGATGTGCAACGCCTCTGGAACCTGGTTAAAGATGACTTAAAACCGGATCGTTTATTAAATGTAGCGATCGGTATTTTAACAGAGCTATCAAGGGAAGGCGCGGCTGCTATCTTGCCGAAAGAAACATTACTTCGGTCTTTTACTGATAACCAATCAACAAATAAAAAGTAA
- a CDS encoding glycosyltransferase family 4 protein — MKLKVFLICTGLGHVMRGYESFAEQAFQALSKDPSLDIILFKGGGKRKAKEIPLWNLARHTRTACRIAKYTKTSAYIVEQISFFFSLIPYIQTEKPDVIYFSDNDIGNFLAHWRRFTKQSYKLLFCNGAPLRPKSPIFGNCDLIQQVAPQHYHNCLKAGIPAQKQTLVTAGTEIIAELQMLMPSEKEALRNKLGLPEKTPLILSVGHISKSHKRMDYLIHEVASLPEPRPYLLLLGQQDGSSTEIIELGNSLLGAENFQGRTVASHEVANYYKIADAFVLASLSEGLARVFLEAMSYGLPCIVHDYGVTRYTFENEGYFGDFTHKGSLADLISQVLSENGNKSRFYQRHNFVYERFSWDKLISSYVEMIQMVAN, encoded by the coding sequence ATGAAACTTAAAGTCTTCTTGATATGTACAGGTCTTGGTCACGTTATGCGGGGATATGAGTCTTTTGCCGAACAGGCATTTCAGGCACTATCAAAAGACCCTTCTTTAGATATCATCCTTTTTAAAGGTGGTGGAAAAAGAAAAGCAAAAGAAATTCCTTTGTGGAATTTAGCCCGTCATACTAGAACAGCCTGTAGGATTGCTAAATACACTAAAACTAGTGCCTATATTGTAGAGCAAATATCCTTTTTCTTTAGTCTCATACCATACATCCAAACAGAGAAACCAGATGTCATTTACTTTAGCGATAACGACATTGGTAATTTTCTCGCGCATTGGCGGCGTTTTACTAAACAAAGCTATAAATTACTCTTTTGTAATGGTGCCCCACTGCGACCAAAATCTCCTATTTTTGGTAACTGTGACCTTATACAACAAGTTGCTCCTCAGCATTATCATAATTGTTTAAAAGCAGGAATACCTGCTCAAAAACAAACGTTAGTTACTGCTGGAACGGAAATAATTGCTGAATTACAAATGCTTATGCCTTCTGAAAAAGAGGCTTTAAGAAATAAATTAGGACTACCTGAGAAAACACCTTTAATTCTTTCAGTAGGTCATATTAGTAAAAGCCATAAGCGCATGGATTATTTAATTCATGAAGTTGCTAGTTTACCTGAACCACGTCCTTACCTTTTGCTGCTAGGTCAACAGGATGGAAGTTCAACCGAAATTATTGAACTGGGTAATAGCTTATTGGGTGCTGAAAATTTTCAAGGGAGAACCGTAGCTTCTCATGAAGTTGCAAACTACTATAAAATTGCAGATGCTTTCGTGTTAGCTTCCCTCAGCGAAGGACTAGCAAGGGTGTTTTTAGAAGCAATGTCATACGGCTTACCGTGTATAGTTCATGATTATGGTGTCACCCGTTACACCTTTGAAAATGAAGGATATTTTGGCGATTTTACACACAAAGGAAGTTTGGCAGATTTAATTAGTCAAGTACTATCCGAAAATGGAAATAAATCTAGATTTTATCAGCGCCATAACTTTGTTTATGAGCGTTTTAGCTGGGACAAATTGATTTCAAGCTATGTTGAGATGATTCAGATGGTAGCTAATTGA
- a CDS encoding DUF3352 domain-containing protein, with protein MPESKSKFLIPAVGAAVVVAGSIAAYTYFKGPSGGSSDALGSAKVVPSTALMATYITTDPKAWAKLQQFGTPEAQKLVAKGLEDFNKQMFSDSNVSYEKDIKPWAGSVMIAVLPPNPLKPAQLNVPSGTPNNIPTNLQQESNILLVVGIKDKLSALNFANKLKSQKGVKLEESDYQGQKIIETTQNGKPTYSVVLNNSQLVLAPEKQAVEKAIDTFKGQSSFANKEGASNILKGVDVKNSLAQIYVPDYAEMIQQLTAGNPQAKQLPPQTLTQLKQIKSVVAGIGIDDAGVRVKAIANLDPQLNKFQYQSSPGNIVGQFPTNTFALVSGNGISRGWEVLVEQSKDYPEMKQALEQARGQLKFVNIDLDKDIFGWMNGEFAFGAIPSNQGALASVGFGGALVFDTSDRKTAEATLTKLDTLAKTQRINVANRNIGGKDVTEWQIPQQGALLAHGWLDQDTVFVALGGPIADAVADGKNSSLNNSDAFKAVTGSLQKPNGGYFYLDMDKTKSVPLINSLISSNADTITILNSIRGLGFTATSPDKSTSQLEMLLALKPSAK; from the coding sequence ATGCCTGAAAGTAAATCAAAATTTCTCATTCCTGCTGTTGGTGCTGCTGTAGTTGTAGCAGGAAGTATAGCGGCTTATACTTATTTTAAAGGCCCATCAGGAGGTAGTTCAGACGCTCTAGGCAGTGCAAAAGTAGTACCTTCAACAGCATTGATGGCAACTTATATTACTACTGACCCTAAAGCTTGGGCAAAGTTACAGCAGTTTGGCACTCCAGAAGCACAAAAGTTAGTGGCAAAAGGTCTAGAAGATTTTAATAAGCAAATGTTCAGTGACAGCAATGTTTCTTATGAAAAAGACATAAAGCCTTGGGCTGGTAGTGTGATGATTGCTGTACTGCCACCAAATCCTCTAAAACCAGCACAGTTAAACGTGCCTTCTGGGACACCTAATAATATACCAACAAATTTACAGCAGGAATCAAATATCCTACTCGTGGTAGGAATTAAGGACAAACTCAGCGCTTTGAATTTTGCTAACAAATTGAAGTCACAAAAAGGGGTGAAATTAGAAGAATCTGACTATCAAGGTCAAAAAATTATCGAAACTACACAAAATGGCAAGCCCACCTATAGCGTAGTTTTAAATAATAGTCAGTTGGTATTAGCCCCCGAGAAGCAAGCTGTAGAAAAAGCAATTGATACGTTTAAGGGACAGTCTTCTTTTGCCAATAAAGAAGGTGCTAGCAACATTCTTAAAGGAGTGGATGTTAAAAACAGCCTCGCCCAAATTTATGTACCAGACTATGCCGAGATGATACAACAATTAACGGCTGGAAATCCGCAGGCAAAGCAGTTACCCCCACAAACCCTGACGCAACTCAAGCAGATAAAATCTGTGGTAGCGGGTATTGGTATTGATGATGCGGGAGTGCGGGTAAAAGCGATCGCTAATTTAGATCCACAACTAAATAAATTTCAGTATCAATCAAGTCCGGGAAATATAGTCGGGCAATTTCCCACTAATACCTTTGCTCTGGTTAGCGGAAATGGCATCAGCCGTGGCTGGGAAGTGCTAGTAGAGCAGTCAAAAGATTATCCAGAAATGAAGCAAGCTCTCGAACAAGCGCGAGGACAACTGAAATTTGTCAATATAGACCTAGATAAGGATATTTTTGGCTGGATGAATGGAGAATTCGCCTTTGGTGCGATTCCATCAAATCAAGGGGCATTAGCGAGTGTTGGTTTTGGAGGTGCTTTAGTATTTGATACTAGCGATCGCAAAACTGCCGAAGCCACTTTAACAAAATTGGATACCCTTGCCAAAACCCAACGAATCAACGTCGCCAACAGAAATATTGGTGGTAAAGACGTAACTGAATGGCAAATTCCCCAACAAGGAGCTTTATTGGCACATGGCTGGCTAGATCAAGATACCGTATTTGTAGCTCTTGGTGGCCCAATTGCTGATGCAGTTGCCGATGGCAAGAATTCATCTCTCAACAATAGCGACGCTTTCAAAGCCGTTACTGGCTCTTTGCAAAAGCCCAACGGCGGCTATTTCTACCTGGATATGGATAAAACTAAAAGTGTGCCCCTGATCAATAGTTTGATCTCATCTAACGCCGATACAATCACCATCCTGAATTCCATTCGTGGTCTTGGTTTTACCGCCACTAGCCCCGATAAATCTACCAGTCAACTAGAGATGTTGTTAGCTCTCAAGCCTAGTGCAAAGTAG